In the Pseudoalteromonas sp. A25 genome, ATTTTTTATTGATGGCTTGCAACTCACTGAGTTCGGATAAATTAATCTGCGTCATTGTGTGTTTCTTGTAATTTACTTGCGTTGAACGGGTAAAGTGCAAAAGTGTGATCAGCAATGCTCACTTTCGCCCGCTCGGTGTCTTGATGTAATTCAAATTGCTCGTCGCTGATAAGCTTTTGATATAAAAACAGCATTTCATCGGCGTCAAGGCTTGGGTATTGTTCGCTTAAAAAGCCCAATAAAGCATGGCTCTTATTTGCATTTTTGGTGAAGCGCTGAGCAAACGAAGCGCGCACATCGTTGTAATCAGGTATGTTTGGACTTTGATAAGCTGGTACATCGGTCTGATCAGGCAATTGGTAATCTTCATGCTCAAACTGCGATAAGCCAGCCATATAAGCCACCATATGTCGCTGTTGACCAAGTGAAAATCGCTGAATATCTGATACATACTCAGGCTGCACGGGCGCTAACATTCTGTCGACACCATTTTTTCTAACCAGTCCGAGTACTTTTGCTGCTTGACGGGTTATGAGCGTGTTGCGACGTAGCTCTTCTCGTAGTGGCATTAGCATGTCTGCACTTTTGCGCAAACTTTCACGACCCACAAGGTGCATCTCTAGTATCCTTGTACGCAATTGCTCTAGCATTCGCTTGTCTTGTGTACCGCGGCCAAACATTTCGATGCTGTCTATCTGGTTACTTATCTGAAGCTCAATAACTGAAAAACAGGCGTGAAACTCACCACGAATATCTACCATTTCTAACATTGGCTCGATGTATTCGTCAAAGGCTTCAATGACGGCGGCGTAGCGTTTTTGTAGAGAGATATTGCTGTTATCGGATTTAGCTTGTTCAACAAGATTGAATATTGCACTTTCGTTATGCTGAAACAATTTAACAATTTTTCGAACTCGTTCGTCCATGATGCGGTTAAAGCGTCTAAGTTCGCTAAAATCGCCCTCATCGCCAGCTTGCTGTAACCGCAAACCAAGCCGTTCTAGATCTTTTACAAGTACGGTAATTTCTTCGGCTAAGCCGAGATCTTCTTCCTGTAACAAGAAACTGGCAAAATCAGCAATCGCTCGGTTGATTTCCAATTGAGATGATTTAGCTAATGGTATAATAATCTCTTGATTTAGTAGACGGTTTGTCTCTTTAAAAATCCGTTCGCTGGTCCATTGCGGGTTTTTATGTTTTATAACGTTTTGAACGTCTTTTAGGCTGAAATCGGTCATTTTAAACCGTTTAAAAAGCAGCTCTAACACACCCCAATGTTCGTTGAGTGTGTTTAATACTTTTTTTGCTGGGATCATAACTTTCCAGTTTGTATCAATTTTATGACAAGCAGGGTAAATTAATTACTTGTAGCCGTAGCGAATACAAGCAGCAAATGCTATTCTTCGCGCCGATTTACACGTTACCTTCAAATTTTATTAATTTTACTTACAGGTTGTTTACGCAATATGGTTACGCCCATTATCCTTACCCTAATAGCGATTGCGTTCTTGCTTATCGTTATAGAGGATATCATCCATGTAAACAAGGCCAAAACTACCCTTTTTTTTGGTACTTTATGTTGGATTATCGCTTTTATATCTCCAATTCATGGGCAAAGCCCAGAAACTGTACAACATCAACTAGATCATAACATTCTTGAAATTGCGACTCTATGGTTATTCTTGATGGCGGCTATGACGTTTGTCGCATATTTGAATTCCAAAGGCTTTATTCAAAATATCGTTCACCGCGTTATGCCAGCGCAAATAAGTGAACGTAAGCTAATGTTTCTAGTAGGTATATCAGCTTTTGTGTTTTCTTCTATCTCGGATAATATCACAGCAACCTTGATTTCTCTTGCTGTTGTAATGTCGCTAAAGCTCGACCCCAAAAAGCTAATTAAGTATGCAACCTTGATAATATTTAGTGTTAACAGTGGTGGGGTATCACTCATCACTGGTGATGTTACAACTTTGATGATTTTTCTAGCAGATAAGGTCACCATTCCAGATCTCTTACTGTTGATAGCACCCGCTTTGGTGAGTGTAATTGCGCTCGCTGCAATGTTATCAATTGGCATGAATAAAACACTAGAATTTAATAAAAATGAACCTAGAAGAATTGAGAAAACAGATATCACCATAGCGGTTATCTTTATGTCGACCATTTTTGCAACGCTGTTTTTGAGCGTTCAGTATAAAGTTCCACCATTGTTGACTTTCTTATTTGGGTTGTCGTTTATGTTTTTAGTTGCACAATTTTTAATGCGCAAAAAAGACGTAAACAAAAAAATCATCGACTATATAAGAGAAATCGAATACGACACGTTACTGTTTTTTGTTGGTGTACTTTTACTCGTTGGTGCACTCAAGGAGGTTGGTGTACTGAACATGTTTACAGAGTTATATGTTTACATGAGCCCAGAGTATGCAAATTATCTGATGGGACTGCTATCTGCTGCCGTTGATAATGTACCATTAACCGCTGCGTTGCTAAAAGCAGATATCACAATGACAGCGCAGCAGTGGTTGATGTTTACTTATGCAACCGGTGTAGGTGGCTCGATGCTTGTGATAGGGTCGGCTGCGGGTATTATCGCAATGAGTAAAGTCAAAGCTTTAACGTTTATGAGCTATTTAAGAATGTCGCTGTATTTGCTAATTGCTTATACAATTGGATACGCTGGTGCCTATTTGTCAGGTCAGTATATTTAATGCGTTGCTTGTCTAGATATTCAAGTAATTAAGCGTTTCGATAATTAAAACTTGACTCCTAGACGGCTAAAAGATATTTTCTATCGGCCCACTGAGACACAGTGGGCTTTTATTTTGCTTCGATTCAGCTTAATCAAGGCAAAATAAGCAGAAGAGGTGCGATGCTTAGGTATTTAATGGTAGGTGACGAAAGCCGAAGACCATTAAAGAGGGAAGTATTCGCCGAGGAAAGTTATTGTACGTCGCGATAACTTTTCGGTTTACGAGGCTGAATCCTCGGAACTGTCACCGTTATTGGTGGAGAGCTTCTGGCAGAGGTCTATTCAAACATCTTCAGTACCTTAATTGCCAAGTTCTCCTGTTTTTTATGGTTGCTAGTTGAGCAATCAAAAGGAGAGATCATGAACTCGCAGTACACAGTCGCAAAGTTTGGCGGAACCAGTGTCGCAGATTATCCAGCCATGCATCGCTGTGCGCAAATTATTAACGATAACACGCAAGTTAGGGTGGTTGTCGTCAGTGCAAGTGCAGGTGTTACCAATCATTTAGTTACCTTAACGCAACAAAAAGCAGACGAATCACAGCGTAAGCAATTGGTGCAGTCTGTTATTGACATACAAGATGCAATTCTTGCTCAATTAGAGTTAGACGAAGACTTAGCGTGTGGCTTTGATTTAACAATATCCGAGTTTAAAGCATTGGCAGCATTGCCCGCATTAAGTGCGCAACAATGCGACGAGATGCTCAGTTTTGGGGAGCGTTTGTCATCCTTCTTGTTTACTCAGGTACTTCGTAATTTGGGGATACAAGCAGAGCGTTTTGATGTGCGCAAGGTATTAAAAACCGACAACAAGTTTGGTAAAGCAACACCTGATATTTCCGCTACAGAAACGGCATCTAAACAGCATTTGGTACCGTTACTTAGCGACAAAGTGTTAGTTACACAAGGCTTTATTGGCAGTGATGCCTATGGACAGACAACAACCTTAGGAAGAGGCGGCTCTGATTACAGTGCAGCCTTGCTCGCAGAAGCTATTGGCGCTCAAAGTATTCATATTTGGACCGATGTGGTTGGCATATTTAGTACAGATCCAAGGTTATGTATCAAAGCATCACCTATCGCACGTTTGAGTTTTGACGAGGCTGCCGAAATGGCAACATTTGGTGCAAAAGTGTTGCACCCCGCAACAATCTTACCAGCAAGTCGCAGTGGTATTTCAGTGTTCGTTGGTTCGAGTAGGGATCCTCAAGCGGGCGGTACATGGATTGAACGTGAAAAATCTACAGCGCCAGGTATTAGAGCTGTGACACAGCGTAAAAGCCAGATTTTACTTACACTTAAAAGTCCGGAAATGTT is a window encoding:
- the nhaD gene encoding sodium:proton antiporter NhaD; translated protein: MVTPIILTLIAIAFLLIVIEDIIHVNKAKTTLFFGTLCWIIAFISPIHGQSPETVQHQLDHNILEIATLWLFLMAAMTFVAYLNSKGFIQNIVHRVMPAQISERKLMFLVGISAFVFSSISDNITATLISLAVVMSLKLDPKKLIKYATLIIFSVNSGGVSLITGDVTTLMIFLADKVTIPDLLLLIAPALVSVIALAAMLSIGMNKTLEFNKNEPRRIEKTDITIAVIFMSTIFATLFLSVQYKVPPLLTFLFGLSFMFLVAQFLMRKKDVNKKIIDYIREIEYDTLLFFVGVLLLVGALKEVGVLNMFTELYVYMSPEYANYLMGLLSAAVDNVPLTAALLKADITMTAQQWLMFTYATGVGGSMLVIGSAAGIIAMSKVKALTFMSYLRMSLYLLIAYTIGYAGAYLSGQYI
- the lysC gene encoding lysine-sensitive aspartokinase 3, which translates into the protein MNSQYTVAKFGGTSVADYPAMHRCAQIINDNTQVRVVVVSASAGVTNHLVTLTQQKADESQRKQLVQSVIDIQDAILAQLELDEDLACGFDLTISEFKALAALPALSAQQCDEMLSFGERLSSFLFTQVLRNLGIQAERFDVRKVLKTDNKFGKATPDISATETASKQHLVPLLSDKVLVTQGFIGSDAYGQTTTLGRGGSDYSAALLAEAIGAQSIHIWTDVVGIFSTDPRLCIKASPIARLSFDEAAEMATFGAKVLHPATILPASRSGISVFVGSSRDPQAGGTWIEREKSTAPGIRAVTQRKSQILLTLKSPEMLLASGFLARIFTILSAYNISVDLVTTSEISVAITLDNAQNASRPELDQACLDELSEFCHVTVENNLTLVALIGSEIQLKQHEMNLMKVLSEFDIRLICHGASKHNLCFLVEQSHSDHVVQSIHEQLLESA